Proteins from one Syngnathus scovelli strain Florida chromosome 17, RoL_Ssco_1.2, whole genome shotgun sequence genomic window:
- the LOC125984819 gene encoding serine/threonine-protein kinase tousled-like 1-B isoform X5, whose amino-acid sequence MEELHSLDPRRQELLEARFTGAVSGNTVGSTGSMSGGAKGLANESSNHSYGSLGSSSDKESENSDMKRGSSPAYSTPEKKHSESSRGRKRKADTYSESSQGKSSTRAPKISDYFDFQGGSGSSPVRGLPSARRSPQSSHSAPGSIIRQNSSSPTSLCFGEHNSRSCKFVQTELTGLKLAALESNKSLDLEKKEGRIDDLLRANCDLRRQIDEQQKLLEKYKERLNKCITMSKKLLIEKSTQEKQSCREKSMQDRLRLGHFTTVRHGASYTEQWTDGYAFQNLIKQQEGINQQREDIERQRKLLAKRKPPNPASPSLSVASASEPKQRKTKVVNGNDSDPFLKPSLPQLLTLAEYHEQEEIFKLRLGHLKKEEAEIQAELERLERVRNLHIRELKRINNEDSSAFKDHPTLNERYLLLHLLGRGGFSEVYKAFDLFEQRYAAVKIHQLNKNWREEKKENYHKHACREYRIHKQLDHPRIVKLYDYFSLDTDTFCTVLEFCEGNDLDFYLKQNKLMSEKEARSIVMQIVSALRYLNEIKPPIIHYDLKPGNILLVDGTACGEIKITDFGLSKIMDDDNYGVDGMDLTSQGAGTYWYLPPECFVVGKEPPKISNKVDVWSVGVIFFQCLYGRKPFGHNQSQQDILQENTILKATEVQFPAKPQASTEAKAFIRRCLAYRKEDRFDVHQLCSDSYLLPHMRRSNSSGSLQPAAASSLATY is encoded by the exons ATGGAGGAGCTGCATAGCTTGGACCCCCGGAGACAGGAGCTTCTAGAGGCCAGGTTCACGGGAGCTGTCAGTGGCAACACAGTAGGCAGCACCGGGAGCATGAGTGGAGGTGCCAAG GGTCTGGCTAACGAGTCGTCCAACCACAGTTACGGAAGTCTCGGCTCGTCCAGCGACAAGGAGTCTGAG AATTCTGATATGAAAAGAGGGAGCTCCCCTGCCTACTCA ACCCCAGAGAAGAAGCACTCGGAATCATCCAGAGGGAGGAAAAGGAAAGCTGACACCTATTCAGAGAGCAGTCAAG GGAAGTCTTCGACTCGTGCACCCAAGATAAGCGACTACTTTGAC TTCCAGGGTGGAAGTGGCTCCAGTCCTGTTCGAGGCCTGCCATCGGCTCGCCGCTCTCCGCAGAGCTCACACTCGGCGCCTGGCTCAATT ATCCGCCAGAACAGCTCCTCCCCCACCAGTTTGTGTTTTGGGGAACACAATAGCAGATCCTGTAAATTTGTCCAG ACGGAGTTAACAGGACTGAAACTTGCAGCTCTTGAGAGCAACAAGAGTCTGGACCTGGAGAAAAAAGAGGGACGAATAGATGATCTTCTCAGG GCTAACTGTGACCTGCGGAGGCAGATCGATGAGCAACAAAAACTCCTTGAGAAATACAAGGAAAGGCTCAACAAGTGCATCACGATGAGCAAGAAACTTCTCATCGAGAAG AGCACCCAGGAGAAGCAGTCATGCCGTGAGAAGAGCATGCAGGACCGCCTACGTCTCGGCCATTTCACCACTGTGAGACACGGAGCGTCCTACACGGAGCAGTGGACCGACGGATATGCATTCCAAAACCTGATCAA GCAACAAGAAGGTATCAACCAGCAGAGAGAGGATATCGAGCGACAGCGAAAGCTGCTCGCCAAGAGGAAGCCTCCCAACCCcgcctctccctccctctctgtgGCCTCAGCCTCCGAACCCAAGCAGAGAAAAACCAAGGTGGTCAACGGCAATGATTCAGaccctttcctcaagccatccctGCCCCAGCT ATTGACCCTTGCTGAGTACCATGAGCAGGAAGAAATATTCAAGCTCCGCCTTGGACATCTGAAGAAG GAGGAGGCCGAGATACAAGCGGAGCTTGAGCGTTTGGAGCGTGTCAGGAACCTCCATATCAGAGAGCTGAAAAGGATAAACAACGAAGACAGCTCAGC gtTTAAAGACCATCCCACTCTGAACGAAAGGTACCTGTTGCTGCACTTGCTGGGCAGGGGCGGCTTCAGTGAAGTCTACAAG GCTTTTGACTTGTTTGAGCAGCGCTACGCAGCTGTTAAAATCCACCAGCTCAACAAGAACTGGAGGGAGGAGAAAAAAGAGAACTACCACAA GCATGCATGCAGAGAGTACCGGATACACAAACAGCTGGACCATCCCAGAATAGTCAAACTATACGACTATTTCTCCCTGGATACTGACAC GTTCTGTACAGTTCTGGAGTTCTGCGAAGGCAACGACTTGGATTTCTACCTGaagcaaaacaaactgatgTCAGAGAAGGAGGCTCGCTCCATTGTCATGCAGATTGTCAGCGCTCTGCGCTACCTCAATGAGATTAAACCTCCCATCATTCACTACGACCTTAAGCCTG GTAACATATTATTAGTGGATGGAACTGCTTGTGGTGAAATCAAAATCACAGACTTTGGCCTGTCAAAGATTATGGATGACGATAATTACGGCGTGGACGGCATGGACCTCACATCTCAGGGAGCGGGCACCTACTG GTACCTCCCTCCGGAATGTTTTGTGGTGgggaaggagccacccaaaatTTCCAACAAGGTGGATGTATGGTCTGTGGGAGTCATCTTCTTCCAGTGCCTCTATGGGCGCAAG ccatttggccacaaccaatctCAGCAGGACATCCTCCAGGAAAACACCATCCTCAAAGCCACTGAGGTCCAGTTCCCTGCTAAACCACAGGCCAGCACAGAGGCCAAG GCGTTTATCCGCCGCTGTCTGGCCTACCGCAAAGAGGACAGGTTCGATGTGCACCAGCTGTGCTCCGATTCCTACCTTCTTCCTCACATGAGACGCTCCAACTCCTCCGGCTCGCTGCAGCCCGCCGCCGCCTCTTCGCTCGCCACCTACTGA